A section of the Humulus lupulus chromosome 2, drHumLupu1.1, whole genome shotgun sequence genome encodes:
- the LOC133814629 gene encoding cytochrome b561 and DOMON domain-containing protein At2g04850, protein MNLFITITIIVFIFFPNNAVSSHCNTQTPTKTFQKCMTLPSQQASIAWTFHPHNATLDLVFFGNFISPSGWVGWGINPASSEMTGTRALIAFPDPNSGQIVLLPYVIDPTVKLQRTPLLSRPLDIHLLSSSATLYGGKLATVHSGAAVQIFATLKLAPNRTRIHHVWNRGLYVQGYSPTIHPTNADDLSSTATIDVESGSTAGGQRNGVVVTLRTFHGIINAIAWGILLPTGAVTARYLRHIQSIGPTWFYVHMGIQLSGFVLGTVGFAVGIRLGDLSPGVQYGLHRKLGFAAFLLGALQTLALLFRPKTTNKFRKYWKSYHHFVGYACVVLGVINVFQGFEVMGQGRSYAKLGYCLCLATLIGACISLEVNSWVVFCRKAKEEKMRREGLIGGSDKGSGIHN, encoded by the coding sequence ATGAATCTCTTCATCACTATcaccataattgtattcatcTTTTTCCCCAACAATGCAGTTTCGTCCCACTGCAACACCCAAACTCCAacaaaaaccttccaaaaatgtATGACACTCCCATCCCAACAAGCTTCCATAGCCTGGACCTTCCACCCCCACAACGCCACTCTTGACCTCGTCTTCTTCGGCAACTTCATCTCTCCCTCCGGTTGGGTCGGCTGGGGCATCAACCCCGCCTCCTCTGAGATGACGGGAACCCGAGCTCTCATTGCCTTTCCCGATCCGAATTCCGGCCAGATCGTCCTACTTCCTTACGTAATCGACCCAACTGTTAAGCTCCAGCGCACCCCACTCCTCTCTCGCCCTCTCGACATCCACCTCCTCTCTTCATCCGCCACCCTCTACGGCGGAAAATTGGCTACCGTTCACTCCGGTGCCGCCGTCCAGATCTTCGCCACCCTCAAGCTCGCTCCGAATCGGACTCGGATTCATCACGTCTGGAACCGAGGCCTCTACGTCCAGGGCTACTCCCCGACGATCCACCCAACCAACGCTGATGACCTCTCTTCCACCGCCACCATCGACGTCGAATCCGGATCCACTGCCGGAGGCCAGCGAAACGGCGTCGTCGTAACCTTAAGGACATTCCACGGCATCATTAATGCCATCGCCTGGGGTATCTTACTCCCGACCGGCGCCGTGACAGCGCGGTACTTGAGACACATACAGTCAATCGGGCCAACCTGGTTCTACGTCCACATGGGGATTCAGCTCTCGGGGTTCGTGCTCGGAACGGTGGGATTTGCCGTGGGGATACGGCTAGGCGATCTCTCACCAGGAGTCCAGTACGGGCTTCACCGGAAGCTGGGGTTCGCGGCGTTCTTACTGGGAGCGCTTCAGACATTGGCTCTGCTGTTTCGTCCAAAAACGACAAACAAATTCAGGAAGTATTGGAAGTCGTATCACCACTTTGTTGGGTACGCGTGTGTCGTTTTGGGAGTGATCAACGTTTTCCAAGGGTTTGAAGTAATGGGTCAAGGGAGGTCGTACGCTAAGCTGGGGTACTGCCTGTGTTTGGCTACGTTGATCGGCGCTTGTATATCTCTTGAGGTCAATTCTTGGGTGGTGTTTTGCAGGAAAGCTAAAGAGGAGAAGATGAGGAGGGAAGGTTTAATTGGGGGATCCGATAAGGGGAGTGGGATCCATAATTGA